The Macrobrachium rosenbergii isolate ZJJX-2024 chromosome 46, ASM4041242v1, whole genome shotgun sequence genome has a window encoding:
- the gny gene encoding LOW QUALITY PROTEIN: dolichyl pyrophosphate Man9GlcNAc2 alpha-1,3-glucosyltransferase (The sequence of the model RefSeq protein was modified relative to this genomic sequence to represent the inferred CDS: inserted 1 base in 1 codon), translating into MAYAAMISLLSMLLRWCVSLYPYSGAGKPPMFGDYEAQRHWQEVTVNLPVKEWYMNSTNNDLLYWGLDYPPXTAYHSYLCGLVAKLIDPSFVELHTSRGFESYEHKLFMRYTVFVADLLVYFPAAYMFYRAMSSCQPKGKKGKLEFLALLLYPGLILIDYGHFQYNNASLGFFIAAVSCFVVNYDCLGSFFFCLALNYKQMELYHALPIFFYLLGKCYRQGTFVRFVSKLVKIGLTVITTFALIWFPFLSDTRVLLQVLHRLFPVDRGIYEDKVASVWCSLSVIIKMKAAVDNTNMALICMLSTIVCMIPSSLHLVINPTQKNLRFSLVNGALVFFLFSFHVHEKSILLATIPACLIFSEEVFMVTWFFMVSVFSMLPLLIKDGLTVPAFSTTMFLYIVLASMQSKHPKANVFWVWMTRSFYLSMFGFSFLSVVSLTLPPPPRLPDLYPVLLSVYACAHFCLFCLYFHYCQFMTPQDRQEKIKVKIH; encoded by the exons ATGGCTTACGCAGCGATGATATCCTTGCTCAGCATGTTGTTGCGTTGGTGCGTGTCGTTGTACCCTTATTCAGGAGCTGGGAAGCCGCCAATGTTTGGGGACTATGAAGCACAGAGACACTGGCAGGAGGTGACTGTGAATTTGCCTGTTAAAGAATGGTATATGAATTCCACCAACAATGACCTATTGTATTGGGGTTTAGATTACCCAC TGACTGCCTATCATAGTTACCTTTGCGGTCTTGTTGCTAAGTTAATCGACCCTAGCTTTGTCGAACTTCACACTTCTCGAGGCTTTGAGAGTTATGAGCACAAGTTGTTTATGAGGTACACTGTGTTTGTTGCTGATTTGCTGGTCTATTTCCCCGCTGCCTACATGTTCTACAGGGCGATGTCCTCTTGCCAACccaaaggaaaaaagggaaaattagagTTTTTGGCTTTGCTCTTGTACCCTGGCTTAATTCTCATCGACTACGGTCATTTTCAGTACAATAATGCTTCTCTTGGTTTTTTCATTGCAGCAGTGTCTTGTTTTGTGGTTAATTACGACTGTCTCGGGTCATTCTTCTTCTGCCTAGCACTCAATTACAAACAGATGGAATTGTATCATGCACTGCCAATATTTTTCTACTTGCTGGGAAAATGTTACAGACAGGGAACCTTTGTAAGATTTGTCTCTAAGCTCGTCAAAATTGGGTTGACTGTCATCACAACATTTGCTCTGATTTGGTTTCCATTCTTGTCTGATACTCGGGTATTATTACAAGTACTACACAGACTGTTCCCCGTTGACCGTGGCATATACGAAGACAAAGTGGCAAGCGTGTGGTGTAGCCTCTCGGtcataattaaaatgaaagcagCTGTTGACAACACAAACATGGCACTAATTTGTATGCTCTCAACAATTGTTTGTATGATTCCATCTAGTTTGCACCTTGTCATCAATCCGACACAGAAGAACCTGAGGTTTTCTTTAGTGAATGGAGCTCTGGTGTTTTTCCTCTTCAGCTTTCATGTCCACGAGAAGAGCATTTTATTGGCAACAATACCAGCCTGTCTGATCTTTAGCGAAGAGGTGTTCATGGTCACTTGGTTCTTCATGGTATCTGTGTTCAGCATGTTGCCCCTCTTGATCAAGGATGGACTTACTGTTCCAGCGTTCTCCACAACCATGTTTTTGTACATCGTGTTGGCCTCGATGCAAAGCAAGCATCCGAAAGCCAATGTGTTTTGGGTGTGGATGACTAGAAGTTTTTACTTATCAATGTTTGGATTCAGTTTTCTCTCTGTGGTGTCGCTTACACTTCCTCCACCTCCGAGGTTACCCGACTTGTACCCAGTACTTTTATCTGTCTATGCTTGtgcacatttttgtttgttttgcttgtaCTTTCATTACTGTCAGTTCATGACTCCTCAAGACCGACAGGAGAAGATAAAAGTTAAGATACATTAG